AAACCATTACAAAAACAGAAACAAAAGTCATCCAACTTGATTTAGAAAGCCACTGAAACTACAAGATAATGGTTCGGTAGGAAGTATGGATCAGTACATGCTTGGCAATTGGTCTTGGTTTCCAATGGCGTGAAACGGGAAACTGTTGCAGTGTTTGGCTAGAACTAGTTGGCCAAGGTAATTTGAATCCCTCAAAAGATTAGAAATTAGTATATCAAGAACCAACCATAGCTATTAATCCAAGGTGGGGAAAGAGACTTAAACAAGCTCAAAATGCTCACCGAAGCCAAAGCCAAACCAGAGACGAGTACTAATGTGCATGAGTTACTATGGTTTATGGATCATAGGTGGTCTATGGCCATTCACCAAGGAATTATCAAGCCATTTAGATTTGTCCAGGAGCCCAAATTACGGTAAACACCAACAACTGGTACCGAACAAAGCATACTTTGCAGTCTGCAAAGTTTGGTTGATATGGATCTGGTTTATTTGGAAAGTTGTGGCTAGGCTAAAGCCCAAGTCTTTCAAGGATGCAGGCTGATCCGAAACACGACCAGTGGCTAGTCTCTTTGGCACCTATATTATGCAGACTAAACCAGTCTCAAATGGAGCATAAAGTCTTACTacaatccgatgaggaaaatttcgAATACACGAATAGAACTTGAACAGAATAAGAAATAGGAGAAGGTTTCAAGatgtgtatcaagccactatctttaaggttatatttgccCCATCTATCTTTGATGTGTAAACGAGTTTCAAACAAATTAACCTCGAGTAATCTCTTTcctatttataagaattttcatgTGTCTTTATAGAGGCATCTTTCATCAATAGCTATctttctaaataataatttctttaaaataaacatataattattcattaattataactattcaaataatattatttaaataattataattcttttttaaaaaattaaataattataattcttttttaaaaaactaaataatataatcttttaattaattacacccatttatttatagttattagaatattataaatatttgaaaatattccaacataaAGACACTTCCAACTTCAACTTATAGGCTCTATCATGTCATATCCCAATTTAGAGACATATTCTTCTTTTGTGTATGTTAAGGACAAAAATATGCATGATTTCATTAATTGCATCAATTGCACTATTCATTTCACATTTCCACGTAAACAACactaacaaaaaaagaaaaaaagaaaaagaagaagaccTAGGCCGTTTTATAAATACAACATTCGTTCACCATCACTAATGCTACTCAAAACAAGGTTACAAGAGGTGCTACCTTCGGCTCAATAAGTGTATGAGCAGGTTTTGCTCTTATTGATTGATTGTTTACTAATGTTATTATGACGGCCAACCACAACACATGTAAGGGGATGATGGCATTCTTCCTGTTTGTCGAATGTATTCTGCTTTAGCAGAAGTTCTTTCTGCATCCCGATTCTTTCTAGCTTCAGCTGCAGCTCGTTTTTCTTCTGACCTTTGCCTAGACATAGCAATCTTCTTCACCATCTTTGCTTGAGCTTGGCCTCTCATTTGCTCTACTTTGGCCTGAAAGGTGGAAGACTTGTGTAGTTATTATCATAATTATTTCTCAGCATATGGCCACATGAATTATCCCCTATCATCGATTGCTATCTTTCCCGAGTCAAATTCTTTTGATTAATTTGTAATGGCACTTAACTAAGTTAACTGCATTAACCTAAAACCAACCATATTTCAAGGTTCGTTACAGTTGAATCGTGTCAGAAGATTTGAGGTTAAGAAAAACACAAGTCTTTCCTACTAATTTCTGGTTtagatttagtctttttcattgAGCTTTAATACCATCAGTTGTCATCAAAAGGATCAATAAtctttaaatgtttataataagAAGTAATTTTGAGTATGTGATGAAATAAGGGATTTCAGATACCTCTATTCTCCGCATTTCTGCTTCTAGTTTTGCTCTCTGCTGACTCTCCCATGCTTGAATTTTAATCTCTTCGCGCTTATACCTGAGAAATTTTTATATGCATTCAGAACAAAGAAATTGACGGGAATCGTTTAACAAGCACAAAAGATCGGTACATATTAGAACCTTGCTGTATGCTTCGACTTTTCAGCTTCCTGCCATGCAGCTGCTCGTTTTTCATAATCAATCCGCTCGAGCTCCTCCATATGAGTGGCATCACCTGACGATGCATTGGCCTCCTTCTCATCTTTGCTTGCCCAAGCAGCAATATTCATCTTTCCAAGCTGGACACCCAGAGCTACAATCTCTTTTCTTGTCTTGAGCTTTGCTTCTCGCTCAGACAATTCTTTCTTGCCACTTTCAGGACAATGCTGTGACTCATCATCTATGTTGTAGTCCAAAGGCATTGACAACGCCCCTCCACGAGGAGTAGATGGGATTGAAGATGTTGGGCTTCGTAGTGGGGTTGTTGCCCCGACAGGCGTAGCAGTCCTAGAAGGCTCTTGACTTGCAACTGGGGTCATTTCTGTTCCCATATCTCTCATACAAACAGATCGTACTGCAGGAAAAACTGCAAGGCCAAATCTTAAGGTATGAGATAAATAGTAGATACAAAAAACAGAACTATGATCAATACACAGCAAAATAGAAAAACGATCTGGATATGAAGGAGATAATCCCTTATTTGTACTCTCTACTTGATGGTGTCAAGCCTATATATGAAACAGGCATATGCATATGTAATTATAATGGCTTAACCCTCACAATCCATCCACTCAAGTCATAGCATTTCAATGTTCTTAATCACATCGTAATGCAAGTGCTCGTCATGGTGATCAAATGATAATGAACCTGGACACCCGGTGCATCACTGCATACGCAGTATATgagtatatattttcataaagaAAAATACTAGAAAAGCTCAATATGCAAATTTACCGGTAGTATCTTCTTTGGAGCTTTTTGTACAAGATAAATCCCTCTCAGCAACTTCCCTCAAATCCTTATTTTGAGGACACTGATCAAATAACAGATTCCCTCCATATGATTGTGCTGAAAAATGATGAGCTCCTGAAGGAACAAAAGAGAACTTCTCGAATGGCATCTGCACAGCATGCTGATAGAAATCAACCCTCTTAGTGTCAGCTACGCCACTAACAGCCGTTCTCTGGTCATAATTTGCAGACTCCGGGGCAACTCTCACCATATGTGAAATTGGATATAGACTAACTTGGTTGTGAAATGCATTCTTCTTAGCATAAGTAGCTTGAACATTTTGCCGGTTCATTATCCATTTCTCCGCATCGTTCCATTTAGATGACATAGGTCTCGAGGATGACCTCGTCAGGCAGTTATGTACTGCTCCTCTCTCCCCTTTATGAAACTCAAAGCTCGAAGAACTAGCATTACTATCATAATCAAGGTTTTCATCTTCCAGCGTCCTCATTGGATGAATTGCACTGGAATTCCCATTATCACTCTGAGGGAACTGCTGCGATTTAGCACGGCTCATTTCGATGCTCTCCTGCAGCACCATCTCCTTTGCTTGGCCAGAAATTTGATCATTCAGGGTGGAACCCGATACCATCTCATTGGATATTTTAATCGGTGCAACATCTAAGCTGGGAACTGCATTTCAGTCAAATATGCTCTAAATCAGCATGCAAATCTTACTAAAAACACGTGGCTGGATTCATCCAGCTCCCGCCCTAAACCAGGCCAAGGAACATACTTCAATATAAGAGAAAGAAACAAACCTTCCTCATCAAAATCTTCATTATTAGAGGTTAATAGACTGTTGACAAACTCAGCATCCTCAATCCTAGATGGAGATGTCCTTGAAGAATTGCTGTTTGATCCATCCTTCTTTCGATGATGATGAGGCCCCATCAGCTTCATCCTTAATTTACTTGGTGAAATGCCACTCTGGAGTACAGATTATAAAAAAGGgatttaaaagaaagaaaacttttaACTCAAAAATCAGGCCCCATATTATACTCTGATCAATTACAAGAAAACTTTAACTCAAAATCAGGCCCCCATTTATACCAAGAAAATGTAATACGAGCCAATTCAACCTTCCCATTTTACAACCaattttgaataaaagaaaaaaaggattgaACTTCATGCATACAAAAGCAAGGAAATCAAGCACCACCCAAAGCAATTATTATCAACATACAAAAGcttttaaatttgagaaatttgttaaaaaaaccCAGATCAGATAAATAAACCATTCACCACCCAAAGCCATTATTAGCAtacaaaatctcaaaaaaaaaaaggaaaaaaaaataggcTTACCTGAGGTTTGTCTATTCTCTCATACTCCATTAGATCTTTCTCTTGCTGTCAACTTTCGTTCTCGGTGGAGCTTCCAAGTTAAACGAGGAAAGACAAAGATAGCAAGataggaaagaaaatgaaaataagagtCTAAACCCTCCCCTCCCTTCCAACTTTCGTTCTTGGTGGAGCTTCTAAGTTAAACAAGGAGAGACAGAGACGGCAAGATAGGaaagaaaatgtaaataaaaaaaacatgacaGTGTGTTTTTGAGTGTTATGTAGCGGACTTGAGTTTGACCAGGGTGACCAATGTTCACAAATCGTGATCCTTGCTTCTTTGTTCTCACGTCTCCCCATTACAACCTTCTACATTTCTGATCTCGCCACATCAGCACCTCCATTGGTCCATCTGACGTGGCCGTATCAGGATGGGCCGGCTTGTGTGAAAATATTGGTCGGCGCTTCTTTTTAAAGTTCCAACTTTCAACCTTTGAAGTCTAAAAAAATTAGCCGAGGAATTGCCGATCACTTAAAAAAACTACTTTCAGTTTTGGAGTTGTTattgttaaaagaaaatttatttgaatatcATTTCCATTCCAACAGAATTAATCTTAAATTGTAAAACGAGTGAAGatatatgtaataatataaataaaaagaaaaacatttttattattaattagaaaAGTGGGGTTTCTTTTGTTACTCTCTCAACAAAAGACAAAGAAAAACATTGAAACCTCAAATCATGAAAACCACCATAGCCTTTTCAAGAACTGTAATGATGAAAAAAGTAGAATTTCATTTTTGCTCTGTATAGTAACTGCCATTTCCTTCTAAAACAAAAAATTGGGTCATCATCAATCATGAACAAAATTTGCAGAACAGaacgaaaaaaaaaacccataatcATGAAcagtttctctctctctctctctctctgcttttttagttttagtttttacgaaaaacaaacaaatttaaagGAAATTATTAGAGGATTAAGCATAATGGAAAATGGGGTAGTAATTAAATCATAGCTGATATGATTAATAATGACAAACTGGAGCATACCGATAGAGTCTAATCATTAAATTTAAGATCTtttattttaagtattaaagAGCTGGAATTTTTGACTGATTGTCTTTAAAGCGTGGTCCTCATTTTTCCAATGTTTGACCAACGTGGATGACATATTTTTCTCCACAATatctttgaaaatataaaattttaattcaaacataatttacatagtttttttattctcaaaatatatttaattcataaaaaaacttataaaatagtCATCATCTTTTATTATCTTTAGCACAAAATGATGAAATTCTTTTTaatgataaatgaattaaaacCTGACCGATTTAACATTTGATTTGATGTTTTGGACAGAGGGTATACTTGTGGTTTGACCAAGGACAAAGAAAAGGGTAAAATGGAAGCAAAAGATGATGTCAAGGCAGGGAGTCCCCAGAAAAAGAAGAAACTGAGAGGAAAATATGCAGAAA
The sequence above is drawn from the Gossypium hirsutum isolate 1008001.06 chromosome A05, Gossypium_hirsutum_v2.1, whole genome shotgun sequence genome and encodes:
- the LOC107958297 gene encoding uncharacterized protein, producing MEYERIDKPQSGISPSKLRMKLMGPHHHRKKDGSNSNSSRTSPSRIEDAEFVNSLLTSNNEDFDEEVPSLDVAPIKISNEMVSGSTLNDQISGQAKEMVLQESIEMSRAKSQQFPQSDNGNSSAIHPMRTLEDENLDYDSNASSSSFEFHKGERGAVHNCLTRSSSRPMSSKWNDAEKWIMNRQNVQATYAKKNAFHNQVSLYPISHMVRVAPESANYDQRTAVSGVADTKRVDFYQHAVQMPFEKFSFVPSGAHHFSAQSYGGNLLFDQCPQNKDLREVAERDLSCTKSSKEDTTVFPAVRSVCMRDMGTEMTPVASQEPSRTATPVGATTPLRSPTSSIPSTPRGGALSMPLDYNIDDESQHCPESGKKELSEREAKLKTRKEIVALGVQLGKMNIAAWASKDEKEANASSGDATHMEELERIDYEKRAAAWQEAEKSKHTARYKREEIKIQAWESQQRAKLEAEMRRIEAKVEQMRGQAQAKMVKKIAMSRQRSEEKRAAAEARKNRDAERTSAKAEYIRQTGRMPSSPYMCCGWPS